A single genomic interval of Labeo rohita strain BAU-BD-2019 chromosome 13, IGBB_LRoh.1.0, whole genome shotgun sequence harbors:
- the LOC127175568 gene encoding trace amine-associated receptor 13c-like encodes MEVSNWGVTNVDNQTVQYCFPNNNLSCTRSIRPEVEYIIVYIFVSVTSVFTVFLNLLVIVSISHFKQLHTPTNVLILSLAVADLIAGLILMPVQGMKLIEPCWYFGEIFCSIFPLILYVVVTASLGNLVIISVDRFIAVNDPLRYPLKVTTNRLIVSIVVNWLFSFIYSFYLLYEFLLHPERNHSCIGECVLSVKLELLILDSFVCLVAPCSVIVSLYVKICFVANYQAKHVNSVTEKKARSEKKAARTLGIVVLVYLLCWLPYYLTTLSLGHDENDALIINIMYWLLCMNSCVNPLIYAMFYRWFRLSAKYILTMKIFEPSSEYFNLFPEEK; translated from the coding sequence CAATTTGTCTTGTACCAGAAGTATCAGACCAGAAGTGGAGTACATTATTGTGTACATTTTCGTTTCTGTAACATCAGTGTTCACGGTGTTTCTGAACTTGTTGGTGATTGTCTCCATCTCACACTTCAAGCAGCTCCACACTCCGACCAATGTGCTGATCCTCTCTCTGGCCGTGGCTGATCTGATCGCAGGACTGATTCTCATGCCAGTGCAGGGAATGAAACTGATTGAGCCATGCTGGTACTTTGGAGAAATATTTTGCTCAATATTTCCTCTGATTCTGTATGTGGTTGTCACAGCATCTCTTGGTAATTTGGTTATTATATCCGTGGATCGGTTCATTGCTGTGAATGACCCTTTGCGATATCCACTGAAGGTCACTACTAACAGGCTTATTGTGTCTATTGTCGTAAACTGGTTATTCtccttcatttattcattttatcttttgtaTGAGTTTTTACTCCACCCAGAAAGAAACCACTCATGTATTGGAGAATGTGTACTTTCTGTTAAATTGGAATTACTAATACTAGACtcctttgtttgtttagtgGCACCCTGTTCTGTAATTGTTTCTTTGTATgtgaaaatctgttttgtagCAAATTATCAAGCAAAGCATGTAAATtcagtcacagaaaaaaaggcCAGATCAGAAAAAAAGGCTGCAAGAACCTTGGGGATTGTAGTGCTGGTTTATCTTCTCTGCTGGCTGCCATACTATTTAACTACTCTTTCTCTTGGGCATGACGAAAATGATGCTCTCATAATTAACATAATGTATTGGCTTTTATGCATGAATTCCTGCGTAAATCCACTGATCTATGCAATGTTTTATCGATGGTTTAGACTTTcagcaaaatacattttgacaatgaaaatatttgaacCTTCATCAGAGTACTTCAATCTATTCCCAGAAGAGAAATGA